The Aedes aegypti strain LVP_AGWG chromosome 3, AaegL5.0 Primary Assembly, whole genome shotgun sequence genome contains a region encoding:
- the LOC5567527 gene encoding coiled-coil domain-containing protein 134 encodes MQLEVLKYFKWLSTIVIIATLVESGLSSTDTQEGSTDGKPSLQITEKIYSNIFVRKREEHKLLVKHLLATEDYSKRYELLKLALKEILKILQEDGDKLRLSMITAESDFPKDTAEVEALARFLENTCFFGELILHLPDISYRILKTLDDWKKLVIESLIYTRSFVSILDQKSLELLGLLEQEIDESKRSDTYVNPYREKAERSSSSQTKPTKKKKPNLKKGPQLSGGPKTEL; translated from the exons ATGCAGTTAGAGGTGTTGAAATACTTCAAATGGCTGTCCACAATCGTGATAATTGCCACCCTCGTAGAATCCGGCTTGTCCTCAACTGATACGCAGGAGGGGTCCACGGATGGCAAACCATCCTTGCAAATAACGGAGAAAATTT ATTCAAACATCTTCGTTAGGAAACGGGAAGAGCACAAACTATTGGTTAAACACCTATTGGCAACAGAGGACTATTCGAAGCGATATGAGCTGCTTAAACTAGcactgaaggaaattctgaag ATCCTCCAAGAAGACGGTGATAAATTGCGGCTTAGTATGATAACGGCAGAGTCCGATTTCCCCAAGGATACCGCCGAAGTTGAAGCGTTAGCTCGATTTCTGGAAAATACCTGCTTTTTCGGCGAGCTCATTCTCCACCTCCCGGACATATCGTACCGCATTCTGAAAACCCTCGACGACTGGAAGAAGCTCGTCATCGAATCCCTAATCTACACTCGAAGCTTTGTCAGCATTCTGGATCAGAAATCACTCGAGCTTCTGGGACTGCTCGAGCAGGAAATTGACGAAAGCAAACGGTCCGACACCTACGTCAACCCATATCGGGAGAAAGCAGAAAGATCCAGCAGTTCTCAAACCAAACCCACTAAGAAAAAGAAGCCCAATCTGAAGAAAGGGCCCCAACTCTCCGGCGGACCAAAGACTGAACTATGA
- the LOC5567547 gene encoding nuclear cap-binding protein subunit 2, which translates to MTSVHTPSVALSKYRDQHFKGSRHEQERLLRLTSTLYIGNLSFYTTEEQIHELFSRCGDIRRIVMGLDKFKKTPCGFCFVEYYARDDAESAMRYINGTRLDDRIVRVDWDAGFVEGRQYGRGKSGGQVRDEYRQDHDLGRGGYGKMVQMGQLGANMRDS; encoded by the exons ATGACCTCCGTTCATACACCATCAGTTGCCCTTAGCAAATATCGAGACCAGCATTTTAAG GGATCTCGCCACGAACAGGAACGGCTGCTACGGCTCACATCTACCTTATACATTGGCAATCTAAGTTTCTACACCACGGAGGAACAGATACACGAGCTGTTTTCGCGATGTGGCGACATCCGGCGCATAGTGATGGGATTGGACAAGTTCAAGAAGACGCCGTGCGGTTTCTGCTTCGTGGAGTATTACGCCCGGGACGATGCGGAAAGCGCTATGCGGTACATCAACGGAACGCGACTAGATGACCGGATTGTGCGTGTGGATTGGGATGCCGGTTTCGTCGAGGGACGACAATACGGTCGCGGAAAGAGCGGCGGACAGGTGCGAGACGAGTACCGACAGGATCACGATCTCGGCCGCGGCGGATATGGCAAAATGGTCCAGATGGGACAGCTGGGGGCGAACATGAGAGACAGCTAG